The DNA window CTCGGTAGTCAGGACAATCTGTATCTTTATACTGATTTCGAGATGGGTATTGCCGAGACACCGCTGACTGCTTCGGTGCATCTCGGTTATACTGACGGTGCTTTTGCAACCGATTTTGGCGGCAATTCATTCGATTGGGGTGTGGGACTATCCTATGCCGTAACGGACAGCCTAAGCCTTGGCGTAAACTACGTTGATACCGAAGGCCCGTCGATCGAAGATTTCACCGACACTGGATTCTTCTTCACACTCGGTTACAGTATGTAATCCACTTTGTGCGCCTTTTGGGGCTGCCGAGCAGAGGGCCTGTGTTTCTGGGGGGAAGCACGGGCCCTTTATGCGTCCGGAGCAGGTCGGTATGTGCCGGTTGGCCGTATCGGTGATGGATGGTATTGAGGTGACTGAAAATTTCCGCCACAGCGAAGTCCCTGATTGGCCGTAAGACGCTTGGAGTAATCACACCGATGACCAAATTTCTGCACAGTATGATCCGCGTGTCCGACCCCGATGCTACGGTCAAGTTCTTCGGCCTAATCGGGCTGCAGGAAGTCCGTAGGTTCGAGGTTGAAGCCGGCCGGTTCACTCTGATATTTCTTGCAGCGCCGGGGCAAAAGGACATTGCTGAAATTGAACTGACCTACAATTGGCCTCCCGAAGACGGCTCCGCGCCGGAAGTTTATGGCGGCGGACGCAATTTCGGCCATCTCGCTTATAGGGTCGATAATATTTACGAGACTTGTCAGCGCTTGATGGATGCGGGCGTGGTAATCAACCGCCCGCCGCGCGACGGGCATATGGCTTTTGTCAAATCACCTGACGGTATTTCCGTTGAGCTGCTTCAGGACGGAAATCTGCCGCAACAAGAACCATGGGCGAGTATGGAGAATACCGGCACTTGGTGACGCTGAAGGGCTTCGTCTGTTAGGCAGGATCGGGCTCTGCGCTGCGATCATCAGGGTGCTCGGTAGTTAATCGCAACACGATGTAACCGAGTACCGCCGATATGATTGAGCCAGCAAGAATGCCGATCTTCGCTTCGTCACGAAGCAATGTCGCAGTTGCGCCCGGGCCTTGGAAGGCTAGTTCGCCAATGAACAGCGACATTGTAAAGCCGATACCGCAGAGCACCGAGATGCCCCAGATTTCAGCCCAGCTGGCGCCTTTAGGAGGTTTGGCAAAGCCGGTCTTGGCAGCGGCGACAATGCAGGTGAAAATACCCACTTGTTTTCCGATAACCAGTCCCGCAGCAACAGCT is part of the Pontixanthobacter gangjinensis genome and encodes:
- a CDS encoding VOC family protein, which produces MTKFLHSMIRVSDPDATVKFFGLIGLQEVRRFEVEAGRFTLIFLAAPGQKDIAEIELTYNWPPEDGSAPEVYGGGRNFGHLAYRVDNIYETCQRLMDAGVVINRPPRDGHMAFVKSPDGISVELLQDGNLPQQEPWASMENTGTW